In Xylanibacter ruminicola 23, a single genomic region encodes these proteins:
- a CDS encoding glycoside hydrolase family 38 C-terminal domain-containing protein → MIKKNSKKILSVAVAALLSSGAMAQTEKKAYMVADAHLDTQWNWDVQTTIRDYVKSTIDQNLMLLKKYPSYIFNFEGAVKYSWMKEYYPMQFAELKHYVANGRWHLTGSGWDANEVIICSPESWLRNILLGQTFYRQEFNTESTDVFLPDCFGFGYTLPTLAAHCGLIGFSSQKLVWRTNPFYEGGKRYPYTIGLWQGIDGSRIMMTHGFNYSQRYNDEDLSQNQQLLREIGESPLGQAYHYYGTGDIGGSPTIASVRAIEKGIKGSGPIKIVSATSDQIYKDYLPYDKHPELPVFNGELPMDVHGNGCYTSQAAMKLYNRQNEHLGDAAERTAVMADWLGAASYPADVMTDTWKRVIWHQFHDDLTGTSIPRAYEFSWNDELLALKKFSDVLTHSVSGIARQMDTRVSGQPVVVYNNETTPVRAIAQVEVKDNRDYRVTDANGRSVASQVVERDGKRVLLFDADVPATGMAVYGVKAAGNKKMAAAAAGRTIQSSRYQLTVDDFGDVVSLIDKKNNRQLVANGKSLRLVVFDDCRSERWPAWEILKRTLDKAPLPVHDGVQISVEPGTLRQTLVIKKKYGESDIIQRIHLYEGAQADRIDFENEVDWRSLNALLKAEFPLSVANAEATYDIGLGSVRRGNNRDNSFEVYAHEWTDLTDRKGDYGVTLLNDSRYGWDKPADNTLRLSLLYSPKPGRSYAYQARQDFGHHVFTYSLVGHQGELDAVEAVRQADRLNSPLRTFHADRHAGQLGRQFSFANSDNKNVVVRALKRAEVSNEYVIRVYEMSGKGAQQARISFPAAIVKAVEADGTERTLTDAKTDGTQLLVDIKPYSVKTYKVQLAGQKSAAVDAQSVALDFDRHCFSFNEFRTSGNFEGGNSYAAELLPDEGITVGDIPFTFGEKDAANGLTCKGQTLQLPTDKDYRHLYLLVASDNDDRQATFTVAGKQQTVGVPYYTGFIGQWGHDGQTVGYLKDAEVAWVGSHRHSGAGDEPYEFTYMFRVRIDLPKGVREVQLPADEHVVVFAATVANDANDGTAAAPLFQTSILPNAQTTAAATQPQVNLLRDAKVIATSGEVNNSESAAMLMDGDPDTKWCDAQAAPNYVVFDFGKPTTITRWRVLSAACEQSAYITRTCLLQGRNSDTEEWQTLDMFEGNRNNYTDRSFTATSVRYLRLFVIAPTQGQDSAARIYELEVY, encoded by the coding sequence ATGATTAAGAAAAATTCTAAAAAAATTTTATCGGTGGCTGTGGCTGCGCTGCTCTCGTCGGGAGCTATGGCGCAGACCGAGAAGAAAGCCTACATGGTAGCCGATGCCCATCTTGACACCCAGTGGAACTGGGACGTGCAAACCACTATTCGCGATTACGTGAAGAGTACCATCGACCAGAACTTGATGCTTTTGAAAAAGTATCCAAGTTACATCTTTAATTTTGAGGGTGCTGTGAAGTACAGCTGGATGAAGGAGTACTATCCGATGCAGTTTGCCGAGTTGAAACACTATGTGGCCAATGGCCGCTGGCACCTGACCGGTAGCGGCTGGGATGCCAACGAGGTGATTATCTGCTCGCCCGAATCGTGGTTGCGTAACATCTTGCTGGGTCAGACGTTCTACCGTCAGGAGTTCAATACAGAGAGCACCGATGTGTTCTTGCCCGACTGCTTTGGCTTTGGTTACACGCTGCCCACACTGGCAGCTCACTGCGGCTTGATTGGTTTCTCGTCGCAGAAACTGGTGTGGCGTACCAATCCCTTCTACGAGGGTGGCAAGCGTTATCCTTACACCATTGGCCTGTGGCAGGGTATCGATGGCAGTCGCATCATGATGACCCACGGTTTTAACTACAGTCAGCGATACAACGACGAAGACCTGTCGCAGAACCAACAGTTGCTGCGTGAGATAGGTGAGAGTCCGCTTGGTCAGGCCTATCATTACTATGGTACTGGCGATATCGGTGGTTCGCCCACCATCGCCTCAGTGCGTGCTATCGAGAAAGGTATCAAAGGTAGCGGTCCGATTAAGATTGTGAGTGCTACCAGCGATCAGATTTACAAAGATTATCTGCCTTACGACAAGCACCCTGAACTGCCAGTATTCAACGGTGAGTTGCCTATGGACGTTCATGGCAACGGCTGCTATACTTCCCAGGCTGCCATGAAACTGTATAACCGTCAGAACGAACACCTGGGTGATGCGGCTGAACGTACAGCAGTGATGGCCGACTGGCTGGGCGCTGCCAGCTATCCAGCTGATGTGATGACCGATACGTGGAAGCGCGTCATCTGGCATCAGTTCCACGATGACCTGACTGGTACCAGCATTCCCCGTGCCTACGAGTTCTCGTGGAACGACGAGCTGCTGGCACTCAAGAAGTTCTCTGATGTGCTGACACACAGCGTTTCTGGCATCGCCCGTCAGATGGATACACGTGTTTCTGGTCAGCCTGTTGTGGTTTATAACAATGAGACGACCCCCGTCCGTGCCATCGCACAGGTAGAAGTGAAAGATAACCGCGATTACCGTGTAACCGATGCTAATGGTCGTAGTGTGGCTTCGCAGGTAGTAGAGCGCGATGGTAAGCGCGTGCTGCTGTTCGATGCCGATGTACCTGCTACTGGTATGGCTGTATATGGTGTTAAGGCTGCTGGCAATAAGAAGATGGCTGCTGCCGCTGCAGGTCGCACCATCCAGTCGTCGCGTTATCAGCTCACCGTAGATGATTTTGGTGATGTTGTATCCCTCATCGATAAAAAGAATAACCGCCAGCTGGTGGCTAACGGAAAAAGTCTGCGCCTGGTGGTGTTCGACGACTGCCGTTCAGAGAGATGGCCTGCTTGGGAAATCCTGAAGCGTACACTCGACAAGGCTCCACTGCCTGTTCACGATGGTGTACAGATCTCTGTTGAGCCAGGCACTCTGCGCCAGACACTGGTGATTAAGAAGAAATATGGCGAGAGCGACATCATTCAGCGCATTCATCTGTACGAGGGTGCACAGGCCGATCGCATCGATTTTGAGAACGAGGTCGACTGGCGTTCGCTTAATGCCTTGCTCAAGGCCGAGTTCCCACTCAGCGTGGCTAATGCCGAGGCTACCTACGATATCGGTCTGGGTAGTGTGCGCCGTGGTAACAACCGCGATAACAGTTTCGAGGTGTATGCCCACGAGTGGACCGACCTGACCGACCGCAAGGGCGACTATGGTGTGACATTGCTCAACGATTCGCGCTACGGTTGGGATAAACCCGCCGACAACACCCTGCGCCTGTCGCTGCTCTATTCGCCAAAGCCCGGTCGTAGCTATGCTTATCAGGCCCGTCAGGACTTCGGTCATCATGTGTTCACTTATAGTCTGGTAGGTCATCAGGGTGAGCTTGATGCTGTTGAGGCTGTTCGCCAGGCCGACCGTCTCAACAGTCCGCTTCGTACTTTCCATGCCGACCGCCATGCAGGTCAGTTAGGCCGTCAGTTCTCGTTTGCAAATTCTGATAATAAAAATGTTGTGGTTCGTGCCCTGAAGCGTGCCGAGGTGAGCAATGAGTATGTGATTCGTGTGTATGAGATGAGTGGTAAGGGAGCGCAGCAGGCTCGTATCAGCTTCCCTGCTGCTATTGTGAAGGCTGTTGAGGCCGATGGTACAGAACGCACCTTGACCGATGCCAAGACCGATGGCACCCAGCTGCTGGTAGATATCAAGCCTTACAGCGTCAAGACCTATAAGGTTCAGCTGGCAGGTCAGAAGTCTGCCGCTGTCGATGCCCAGTCGGTGGCACTCGATTTCGACCGCCACTGTTTCAGCTTCAACGAGTTCCGCACCTCGGGCAACTTCGAGGGTGGTAACAGCTATGCAGCCGAACTGCTGCCCGACGAAGGTATCACCGTGGGCGATATCCCCTTCACCTTTGGCGAGAAAGATGCTGCCAATGGCTTGACCTGTAAGGGTCAGACCTTGCAGCTGCCCACTGATAAGGACTACCGTCACTTGTATCTGCTGGTAGCTTCGGACAACGACGACCGTCAGGCCACCTTCACCGTTGCTGGCAAACAGCAAACCGTAGGTGTGCCCTACTACACAGGCTTTATTGGCCAGTGGGGACACGATGGTCAGACCGTTGGTTATCTCAAGGATGCCGAGGTGGCATGGGTGGGCAGTCACCGCCACTCAGGAGCCGGCGACGAGCCTTATGAGTTCACCTATATGTTCCGTGTACGCATCGATCTGCCTAAGGGCGTTCGCGAGGTTCAGTTGCCCGCTGACGAGCATGTGGTAGTGTTTGCTGCTACTGTAGCTAATGATGCCAACGATGGCACTGCTGCAGCCCCATTGTTCCAAACATCTATCCTGCCCAATGCACAAACCACAGCTGCTGCTACCCAGCCCCAGGTGAACTTGTTGCGCGATGCTAAGGTTATCGCCACCTCAGGCGAGGTGAATAATAGCGAAAGCGCAGCCATGCTGATGGATGGCGACCCTGATACCAAGTGGTGCGATGCCCAGGCTGCCCCAAACTATGTTGTATTCGATTTTGGCAAGCCTACCACTATCACCCGTTGGCGTGTGCTGAGTGCTGCTTGTGAGCAGTCGGCTTATATCACCCGTACCTGTCTGCTGCAGGGCCGTAATAGCGATACCGAAGAGTGGCAAACGCTGGATATGTTCGAAGGCAATCGGAACAACTACACCGATCGCAGCTTCACTGCAACCAGCGTGCGTTACTTGCGACTTTTTGTGATAGCTCCTACACAGGGGCAGGATTCTGCCGCTCGTATCTACGAGTTAGAGGTTTATTAA
- a CDS encoding TIM-barrel domain-containing protein, whose amino-acid sequence MTVRISFILSSLAIASVAMAQSAFITNDSVAVFYPAHYDAKQHQPSPIFEQEPAAVNPLDAKWPLRVAFSQQNGHSIATIRVADDVDFYGTGEVTGPLRRNGRTIELWNVDTPAYGVDGGTHLYQSHPWVMGLRKDGTAFGIIADNTWRQKITTADHEVTFDSEGPAFRVFIIERQSPQALMQALVGLTGTMSLPPLWSLGYHQCKFTYYPDSKVMEVADKLRKHRIPSDVIWMDIDYMDGYRIFTFDPKGFSNPNRLNDYLHQNNFKSVYMIDPGVKVEKGYFVDDQGTAGDYWVKTRDGKPFEGDVWPGACHFPDFTRPEVRTWWATLYKDFMAKGVDGVWNDMNEPAVFGQKESTMPRDNQHLNGDGGAAGPHLRFHNVFGLNMVRASRQGLLLANPQKRPFILSRSNFLGGHRYAATWTGDNLSSPEQMKLSVPMTLTLGLSGQPFNGPDIGGFCENSNAELVAQWTALGVYFPFVRNHNTKGTIDQEPWAFDEKVLDVCRTAINRRYMLMPYIYTCFREASVDGMPVMRPLFMSNSKDLSLRNEDRAFLLGADLMVRPQWAADVAQPDGGSWQKLTLEANTDSYQAELRQRPGSIIPLANLAQSTAEMRTDSLTLLVCVDANGQAEGQLYEDAGDGFDYQKGQYRLTEMKAVKLKNQLKVTLTQKDGQLAPVQRQLRIGYVNGGRVKYSAWKTGSEITVSIK is encoded by the coding sequence ATGACTGTAAGAATCAGTTTTATCCTTAGTAGTCTGGCCATCGCATCTGTTGCGATGGCTCAGTCTGCATTTATCACCAACGATAGTGTGGCTGTGTTTTATCCTGCCCATTACGATGCTAAGCAGCATCAGCCTTCGCCCATTTTTGAACAGGAGCCTGCAGCTGTTAATCCGTTGGATGCCAAGTGGCCTCTGCGCGTGGCTTTCAGTCAGCAGAATGGTCATAGTATTGCTACTATCCGCGTGGCCGACGATGTGGATTTCTATGGCACAGGCGAGGTAACAGGTCCGCTGCGCCGTAATGGTCGAACCATCGAGTTGTGGAATGTTGATACTCCTGCCTATGGTGTTGATGGCGGTACTCACCTTTACCAGAGTCACCCATGGGTGATGGGATTACGCAAGGATGGTACAGCCTTTGGTATCATTGCCGATAACACCTGGCGACAAAAGATTACCACCGCCGACCACGAGGTAACCTTTGATAGCGAGGGGCCTGCCTTCCGTGTGTTCATTATCGAGCGCCAGAGTCCTCAAGCTCTTATGCAGGCATTGGTTGGTCTCACCGGTACTATGTCGCTGCCACCCTTGTGGTCGTTAGGTTACCACCAATGTAAGTTTACCTACTATCCAGATAGTAAGGTGATGGAGGTGGCCGACAAGCTGCGCAAGCATCGTATCCCATCAGATGTAATCTGGATGGATATCGACTATATGGACGGCTATCGTATTTTTACTTTCGATCCAAAGGGCTTCAGCAATCCTAATCGTCTGAACGATTATCTGCATCAGAATAACTTTAAGTCGGTGTATATGATCGATCCAGGTGTGAAGGTAGAGAAAGGTTACTTTGTTGACGATCAGGGTACCGCTGGCGACTACTGGGTGAAAACACGTGATGGAAAGCCTTTCGAGGGCGATGTGTGGCCAGGCGCTTGTCACTTCCCCGATTTTACCCGTCCCGAGGTGCGTACCTGGTGGGCCACATTATATAAGGACTTTATGGCCAAGGGTGTGGATGGTGTTTGGAATGATATGAACGAACCCGCCGTGTTTGGACAGAAAGAGAGCACCATGCCGCGCGATAACCAGCACCTCAATGGCGATGGTGGCGCTGCAGGTCCACATCTGCGTTTCCATAATGTGTTCGGCCTGAACATGGTGCGTGCCAGTCGTCAGGGTCTGCTGTTGGCTAACCCGCAGAAGCGTCCGTTCATCCTTTCACGTTCAAACTTCTTAGGTGGTCATCGCTATGCGGCTACCTGGACAGGCGATAACCTCTCATCGCCCGAGCAGATGAAACTCAGCGTGCCCATGACGCTTACCTTGGGCTTGAGTGGTCAGCCATTCAATGGGCCTGATATCGGTGGATTCTGTGAGAACTCCAATGCCGAGTTGGTGGCTCAGTGGACGGCACTGGGTGTTTACTTCCCCTTTGTGCGCAACCACAATACTAAGGGTACTATCGATCAGGAGCCATGGGCTTTCGACGAAAAGGTGCTCGATGTGTGTCGTACTGCCATCAACCGCCGCTATATGCTCATGCCTTATATCTACACCTGTTTCCGCGAGGCCAGTGTGGATGGTATGCCCGTGATGCGTCCGCTGTTTATGAGTAATTCTAAGGACTTGAGTTTGCGTAACGAGGATCGTGCTTTCCTGTTGGGTGCCGACCTGATGGTCCGTCCACAGTGGGCTGCCGATGTGGCTCAGCCTGATGGTGGCAGCTGGCAGAAGCTGACACTCGAGGCCAATACAGATAGCTATCAGGCCGAACTGCGCCAGCGCCCTGGTTCGATTATCCCTCTGGCTAATCTGGCTCAGAGCACAGCCGAGATGCGTACCGACTCGCTCACCTTGCTGGTATGCGTGGATGCCAACGGACAGGCCGAAGGACAGCTGTATGAGGATGCAGGTGATGGCTTTGACTATCAGAAGGGACAGTATCGCCTAACTGAAATGAAGGCCGTTAAGCTGAAGAACCAGCTCAAGGTAACCCTCACTCAGAAGGATGGACAACTGGCTCCCGTTCAGCGTCAGTTGCGTATCGGCTACGTAAATGGTGGCAGAGTAAAGTACAGTGCCTGGAAAACAGGCTCAGAAATTACCGTTTCCATCAAATAA
- a CDS encoding SusF/SusE family outer membrane protein, which translates to MKRLYMMMAALVVCITLCAQQYQELWIIGTAVPGGAQKLTKVSDNDFKYAGRLQAGELRISTAKKAGKGTAYLVANTPDANIVNKGVDYTITTDAKQAAWQVVVSEDRYRFHIDTEKKQLRGELFQPWGELFLAGGATEVGWKSEGHMLLMKQDLNNPCIWTWEGELKRHPEVEEPGSFKFQGQDRWHPKSIHPYAADTDILKDQRFHTGGDDTKWTLSVDGRYRIKVDLFNETIQAELVK; encoded by the coding sequence ATGAAAAGATTATATATGATGATGGCTGCACTGGTGGTGTGTATCACCTTGTGTGCCCAGCAGTATCAGGAACTGTGGATTATCGGAACCGCTGTGCCTGGTGGTGCCCAGAAGCTCACCAAGGTAAGCGATAACGATTTTAAGTATGCAGGTCGCCTGCAGGCAGGTGAGTTGCGTATCAGTACCGCCAAGAAAGCAGGCAAGGGCACCGCTTATCTGGTGGCTAATACCCCCGATGCCAATATCGTAAACAAAGGTGTCGACTATACCATCACTACCGATGCCAAGCAGGCCGCCTGGCAGGTGGTGGTAAGCGAGGATCGTTACCGTTTCCATATCGATACTGAGAAAAAACAGTTGCGTGGCGAACTGTTCCAGCCTTGGGGCGAGCTGTTCTTGGCTGGCGGTGCCACCGAGGTAGGCTGGAAGTCAGAGGGCCATATGCTTCTGATGAAACAGGACCTGAATAATCCTTGTATCTGGACTTGGGAGGGCGAGCTGAAACGCCACCCCGAGGTTGAAGAACCTGGCAGCTTTAAGTTCCAGGGCCAGGATCGTTGGCATCCCAAATCCATCCATCCTTATGCTGCCGATACGGATATTCTTAAGGATCAGCGTTTTCACACTGGTGGCGATGATACTAAGTGGACGTTGTCGGTCGATGGGCGTTATCGCATCAAAGTAGATTTGTTTAACGAAACCATCCAGGCAGAGTTAGTGAAATGA
- a CDS encoding glycoside hydrolase family 31 protein, which produces MKRILTLLFICLSINTAWAQELNPVAHPDAVVRSGKARFTVLTPEMIRIQYSDRSLFEDRATFAIVNRRLPVPAFTAVEKDGYLEIKTSALTLKYKIGGVIDGRKPSAEVLNISMQLNGRPVLWYPGKDDAMNLKGTTRTLDGQIGDNKRQELENGLLSRAGWSIIDESPLARRGDGSTTFAFDKQVDGIDWVAEPVDKQAIDWYFLGYGHQYKKALGDFIKVAGRQPMPPLYVLGYWYSKYQRYTSDEFMEIVNDVKRFNIPMDVMIFDMDWHTQGWTGWTWDRTAIPDPEGLIDWMHQHGLKVSLNLHPADGVDDDEDFFNDLREDMGLDKQTKRVPWNLSDGRFYHNMFKHIIRARERQGVDFWWLDWQQNLTSKYVDGLGETFWCNHVFYNDMRLNRPNHRPLIFHRWGGLGSHRYPIGFSGDSFTTYGTLAWQPYFTATASNVGFGYWGHDLGGHQQTGGNDPEIYLRWMQFGVFTPIFRTHATNWEGIERRIWKYSNFPSLLETVKLRYALMPYIYTAARQAYDTGVSLCRPLYYEWPEVNNAYLFEDEYMFGDDILVAPVVTKPESDGMTARRTWLPEGRWFDVCRNKVVEGNRTFTDRYAMEEIPYFFRAGSVIVNNPPMMNLNTRPDRLILKVVPGGNGRTLLYEDEGDTEGYKQGAYTTTTISHDGNTLTILPREGKFAGMPESRSYTVEFLAVNCPNAVVINGSLVAESEWKYDAQRRLLTVNVARTACDKKTVVTIK; this is translated from the coding sequence ATGAAACGAATTCTAACTTTATTATTCATTTGTCTGAGTATCAATACAGCGTGGGCACAGGAGTTGAATCCCGTGGCTCATCCCGATGCTGTTGTACGCTCAGGAAAGGCGCGTTTTACTGTATTAACGCCCGAAATGATCCGTATTCAGTACAGCGATCGCTCGTTGTTCGAAGATCGTGCAACGTTTGCTATCGTAAACCGTCGTTTACCCGTTCCTGCCTTTACGGCTGTAGAGAAGGATGGTTATCTTGAAATCAAGACATCGGCCCTGACACTTAAATATAAGATAGGTGGCGTGATTGATGGTCGCAAGCCATCGGCCGAGGTGCTCAACATCTCGATGCAGCTTAACGGTCGCCCCGTGTTGTGGTATCCTGGTAAGGACGATGCGATGAACCTGAAGGGGACAACTCGCACCCTCGACGGACAGATTGGTGATAACAAGCGCCAGGAACTGGAGAATGGTTTGTTGTCGCGTGCCGGTTGGAGCATTATCGACGAGTCGCCATTGGCCCGTCGTGGCGATGGCTCAACCACATTCGCATTCGACAAGCAGGTGGATGGTATCGACTGGGTGGCCGAGCCTGTGGATAAGCAGGCCATCGATTGGTACTTCCTGGGTTATGGCCATCAGTATAAGAAAGCTTTAGGCGATTTCATCAAGGTGGCTGGTCGCCAGCCCATGCCGCCACTCTACGTGCTGGGTTACTGGTACAGCAAATACCAGCGTTACACCTCGGATGAGTTTATGGAGATTGTGAACGATGTGAAGCGCTTCAACATCCCCATGGATGTGATGATTTTTGATATGGACTGGCACACACAGGGATGGACTGGTTGGACTTGGGACCGCACAGCTATTCCCGATCCTGAGGGACTGATTGACTGGATGCACCAGCATGGTTTGAAGGTGTCACTGAATCTTCACCCAGCCGATGGCGTGGATGATGATGAGGACTTCTTCAACGATCTGCGCGAGGACATGGGATTGGATAAGCAAACCAAGCGTGTGCCCTGGAACCTGAGCGATGGCCGTTTCTATCATAACATGTTCAAGCACATTATCCGTGCTCGCGAGCGTCAGGGTGTTGATTTCTGGTGGCTCGACTGGCAGCAGAACCTCACCAGCAAGTATGTTGACGGACTGGGCGAGACCTTCTGGTGCAACCATGTGTTCTATAACGATATGCGACTGAATCGTCCCAACCATCGTCCGCTGATTTTCCATCGTTGGGGCGGACTGGGCAGCCACCGTTACCCGATTGGTTTCTCTGGCGACTCGTTCACAACCTATGGCACCCTGGCTTGGCAGCCTTACTTTACTGCCACTGCCTCGAATGTAGGCTTTGGCTATTGGGGCCACGATTTAGGCGGACACCAGCAGACAGGCGGCAACGATCCTGAGATTTATCTGCGCTGGATGCAGTTCGGTGTGTTTACCCCCATCTTCCGTACCCATGCCACTAACTGGGAGGGTATCGAGCGTCGCATCTGGAAGTATTCTAACTTCCCCTCGCTGCTTGAGACGGTTAAGTTGCGCTATGCGCTGATGCCTTATATCTATACCGCAGCCCGCCAGGCTTACGATACGGGTGTTAGTCTGTGTCGTCCGCTTTATTACGAGTGGCCAGAGGTTAATAATGCTTATCTGTTTGAGGACGAGTATATGTTTGGCGATGATATCCTGGTGGCACCTGTTGTTACCAAGCCCGAGAGCGATGGTATGACAGCCCGTCGTACTTGGCTGCCCGAGGGCCGTTGGTTTGATGTGTGCCGCAATAAGGTGGTTGAGGGCAACCGCACCTTTACCGACCGTTATGCCATGGAGGAGATTCCTTACTTCTTCCGTGCCGGTAGTGTGATAGTGAACAACCCACCGATGATGAATCTCAACACACGTCCTGACCGTCTGATACTGAAGGTGGTGCCTGGTGGCAACGGACGTACCTTGCTCTATGAGGATGAGGGCGATACCGAGGGCTACAAGCAGGGTGCTTATACCACCACTACTATCAGTCACGATGGTAACACGCTCACCATTCTTCCCCGTGAGGGAAAATTTGCGGGCATGCCTGAGAGCCGTTCGTACACCGTAGAGTTCCTGGCTGTTAATTGTCCTAACGCTGTGGTTATCAACGGTAGTCTGGTGGCAGAAAGCGAATGGAAGTATGATGCGCAGCGCCGTTTGCTCACCGTAAATGTGGCTCGTACAGCGTGTGATAAGAAAACAGTGGTAACTATTAAATAA
- a CDS encoding DUF6377 domain-containing protein, which translates to MKIRKPILTCLLVFLMVPVKAAIDKNTADWLNKLDASLAKRDYYEKQRIDRIESLKEGMAKAKAEGREFTQMYALYNEYKSYRYDSARHYSYACLGLATRLQNPQYIAQSQEAIAFSLISAGILSEAHDVMLSIDRSALSGKLLEDYYEINSLLWRNMADYIKEEPFYTKYINRSNGYLDSLKQIVPPNSCMWWSVTGTRQLREHEHQKALESLQHVLDGCGDDLHMRAKAMAEMAWAHILLEHEDKAIVCFAQAAMADNETATREITALYHLARLIFKEGEHERASVYVHQALEDVNFYGTRLRKVEINDILPIIEQDRYDGMRGQRNWLFVATALFVILLLACLWSYWTIRRKNLKLTEARETIAGQLEQLKLTNLQLQEDDKIKNAYIGRSFYTNAEFIAKLEKLYLAIDRKIAARQYEDLRSMMKLSTLNAERENMYEAFDQTFLKLFPDFVERYNALFEEKDRKLPDNDQSLTSEMRIFALIRLGINDSERIAKFLDYSVHTVNTYKTRIKNRSTVDNEQFEHLIMDI; encoded by the coding sequence ATGAAGATTAGGAAACCTATACTAACATGTTTATTGGTATTTTTAATGGTGCCTGTTAAGGCTGCAATTGATAAGAATACTGCCGACTGGTTAAACAAACTGGATGCCAGTCTTGCCAAGCGTGACTATTATGAGAAACAGCGTATCGACCGTATTGAAAGTCTGAAAGAGGGTATGGCTAAAGCCAAGGCCGAAGGTCGCGAATTTACCCAGATGTACGCCCTATACAACGAATACAAAAGCTATCGCTACGACTCAGCCCGTCACTACTCTTATGCTTGTTTGGGATTAGCCACTCGTCTGCAGAATCCACAGTATATCGCCCAGTCGCAAGAGGCTATTGCTTTCTCGTTGATATCGGCTGGTATCTTGAGCGAGGCTCACGATGTGATGCTCTCGATAGATCGTAGTGCACTTAGCGGAAAACTTCTCGAGGATTATTATGAGATTAACAGCTTGCTGTGGCGCAATATGGCCGATTACATCAAGGAAGAACCCTTTTATACCAAATATATCAACAGAAGTAATGGGTATCTCGACTCGCTTAAGCAGATTGTGCCGCCCAATTCCTGCATGTGGTGGTCGGTTACTGGTACGCGCCAGTTGCGTGAGCACGAGCATCAGAAAGCACTCGAGTCGCTGCAACATGTACTTGATGGATGTGGTGACGACTTGCACATGCGTGCCAAAGCGATGGCAGAGATGGCATGGGCTCATATCTTGTTGGAGCATGAGGATAAGGCTATAGTATGTTTCGCCCAAGCGGCTATGGCTGATAACGAAACGGCAACACGTGAGATAACCGCTCTTTATCATTTGGCTCGTCTGATTTTTAAGGAGGGTGAGCATGAACGTGCCAGCGTGTATGTGCATCAGGCTTTAGAGGATGTAAACTTCTACGGAACCCGACTCCGTAAGGTGGAAATCAATGATATCCTGCCTATTATCGAGCAAGATCGCTACGATGGTATGCGTGGTCAGCGTAACTGGCTGTTTGTGGCAACGGCCCTGTTTGTTATCCTGTTGTTGGCATGTCTATGGAGCTACTGGACTATCCGCCGTAAGAACCTAAAGCTTACCGAGGCGCGTGAAACCATTGCCGGGCAGTTGGAGCAGCTCAAGCTCACCAATCTGCAGTTGCAGGAGGATGATAAGATCAAGAATGCCTATATCGGTCGTTCATTCTATACCAATGCCGAGTTTATTGCCAAGTTGGAGAAACTTTATCTGGCTATCGATCGTAAGATAGCCGCGCGACAGTACGAGGATCTGCGCTCTATGATGAAGCTCTCTACACTTAATGCTGAGCGTGAGAATATGTATGAGGCTTTCGATCAGACATTCCTGAAATTGTTCCCCGACTTTGTGGAGCGTTATAATGCGCTGTTCGAGGAGAAAGATCGTAAGCTGCCAGATAACGATCAGTCGCTGACATCCGAGATGCGTATCTTTGCCCTGATTCGATTAGGTATCAACGATAGCGAGCGCATCGCTAAGTTCCTGGACTACTCGGTACATACGGTGAATACGTATAAAACTCGAATAAAGAACCGATCGACGGTTGACAACGAGCAGTTTGAGCACCTGATTATGGATATTTAG